One Setaria italica strain Yugu1 chromosome II, Setaria_italica_v2.0, whole genome shotgun sequence DNA segment encodes these proteins:
- the LOC101778194 gene encoding mini zinc finger protein 2 encodes MKRLLIVRRCEPIVRFSCCSVRYGECRRNHAASTGGYAIDGCREFIAEGEEGTGGALKCAACGCHRSFHRRVQVYEFAWDYGSYTSSTE; translated from the coding sequence ATGAAGAGGCTGCTGATTGTACGAAGGTGCGAGCCGATTGTGCGGTTCAGCTGCTGCAGCGTGCGCTACGGGGAGTGCCGCCGGAACCATGCGGCGAGCACCGGAGGCTACGCCATCGATGGGTGCCGGGAGTTCATCGCTGAAGGGGAGGAGGGCACCGGTGGCGCTCTCAAGTGCGCGGCCTGCGGTTGCCACCGCAGCTTCCACCGCAGGGTGCAGGTCTATGAGTTTGCGTGGGACTACGGATCCTACACATCGTCGACCGAGTAG